GAGCCGACTAAACCCCAAATTCGTATCAGGGTAAAAAAAGAGCGGACCAATTGGCTTGAATTTAAATTTGAAATGGATGGTATACCGGAATCCCAAATCAGGGAACTTTTAAGTGCACTGGAGGAAAAAAGAAAATATTATCGCTTGAACAATGGCTCCTTGCTTTCCTTGGAAACTAGGGAATTTGAAGAGATTCAACGCTTCTTGCAAGCCAATCCAGTACAAGATGAGGATCTAGAACAAGGTTTGAATGTGCCTATTATTAAAGGATTCAAAATGATGGACTCTGTAACAGATGATGCCGTGTTCACCTTAGAAGAAAGTTTCCGGCAATTCCTGGAGGAAATCCGTAATCCGGCTAGTGAAAATATTCCAGTTCCAAATCAAGTGGATAAGATATTAAGGGATTATCAAATACATGGATACAGATGGATGAAAACGTTGGCTCACTATGGTTTTGGCGGGATTTTGGCAGATGATATGGGACTCGGGAAAACCTTGCAGAGTATCACATTCATCCTCTCGGAGCTACCTGATATTCGCCATAAAAAATGTCCGATTTTAATTGTAACACCATCTTCTCTTACTTATAACTGGCTTGGGGAACTAAGAAAATTTGCACCAGAGATCAACGCCTTTATTATGGATGGAACTCGTAAGGACCGAGAGCAGGCCTTTTCGCAAATAAAGGAAGTGGATGTCGTTATCACCTCGTATCCTTTGCTGCGACGCGATGTTAATCTTTATACGACTAACCATTTCCATACGGTGTTTTTTGACGAAGCACAGGCCTTTAAAAATCCAGTAACACAGACGTTTCGAGCAGTGAAAAGAGTGAAATCCGATTATAAATTTGCTCTAACAGGAACACCTGTAGAAAATTCGTTGGAAGAGCTGTGGTCTATTTTTCATGTTGTCTTTCCTGAGTTGTTTATGGGATTGAAGGAGTACAGCAATTTGACGAGAAAAACCATTGCACGTAGGATCCGGCCATTTATGCTTCGACGGGTGAAGGAGGATGTATTGGCAGAGTTGCCGGAGAAAATCGAAAGCTTGGAATCGGTAGAGCTTTTACCTGAGCAAAAGAAGCTTTATGCGGCCTATCTTGCAAAACTTCGACATGATACATTAAAGCATTTGAACAAAGACACATTGAGGAAAAATAAAATTCGTATACTAGCGGGGTTAACAAGGCTCCGTCAGATTTGCTGCCATCCCTCACTTTTTGTACACGGGTATAGGGGTAGCTCTGCCAAGTTCGAAATGCTCATACAATTGATCGAAGAGTCTCAGCGTTCAGGCAGAAGGGTGCTTATATTCTCCCAATTCACAAAGATGCTGGAGCTGATAGGGAGGGAGCTTGCCTATCAGGGACTGCCCTATTTTTATCTTGACGGACAAACTCCTTCAGAAGAAAGGGTGGAGCGTTGTGAACGGTTCAACTCTGGGGAAAGAGACTTTTTCTTAATTTCACTTAAGGCAGGTGGGACTGGTCTTAACCTGACTGGTGCCGATACTGTTATCTTATATGACCTTTGGTGGAATCCGGCAGTGGAAGAGCAGGCTGCGGATCGTGCACATCGAATGGGGCAAACCCAAACGGTCCAAGTGATTAAGCTTGTGGCACGGGGAACAATTGAAGAAAAGATGAACGAACTGCAAGATAAAAAGAGACATTTAATAGAAGAAATCATAGACCCTGACGAGAGAGTATCAAACTCATTGACGGACGACGACATCCGAGAGATTCTTTCCATATAAGGGAGGTTGGTGTGTGAGCTATGACAGAGAAGAAAAAATTATATGAAGTGGACTTGTATAAGCCTATTCAAAAGTATTTTGTGAAAGAAGGCTATGAGGTTTACGGGGAAGTGAACGACTGCGATATTGCAATGGTAAAAGGAGATGCAGTAGTGGTTGTGGAGTTGAAACTGACTTTAAATGTACAGCTTCTCATCCAAGCAACAAAAAGGCAAAAGTTAACGGATCTTGTGTATATAGCAATCCCAAAACCGTCATTTAGCAGACGTTCAAAGCGTTGGACAGATTTGTGTCATTTAATTAAGCGGCTTGATCTGGGCTTGATTGTCGTATCATTCAGCGGGCGGGGTAAGCGTGTGGAGGTCATGTTCGATCCGGTTCCATTTGATCGGGCAAAAAGCATGCGCCAAAATAAACGCAAGCGTGATGCGTTGTTGAAGGAAATGGACGGACGTTCTTCGGATGTGAACCTTGGGGGAAGCAATCGTGTGAAGATAAGAACTGCTTATAAAGAGAATTGCGTTAAGATTGCCTGTTATTTGGAGAAATTCGGTCCTTTGTCTCCAAAGGCACTGCGCGATTTAGGTACTGGTGAGAAAACCTCTTCTATTTTGACAAAGAACTATTACCGTTGGTTTGAACGGGTGAAACGCGGGACCTATGTGATAAGTGAAAAAGGGAAAACGGACCTTCGCGAACATATAGAGCTTGTGGAACATTTTTTGAAGGAAAAAGAGTGAGTCCGGGACCCTGTTGCGCTACTAAGTGGCGGGAGGGTCCTTTATATAGGGATGGATAGTTAGGTTTATTCCCCCTATAGGAGGACGCTGAAGTCGACGTTGATATACCTACAGCGGGTATTGCGAACGTAAATCGGCCGATAATTCAAGGTTATCGGGCGGAAATTTTGGGGAATCGGGCGAAAATTTAAATTTACGGTCGATTATTGCGATTATCGGGCGATTTACAGGTGCAATCGGGCGATTCGTAATTTCTACTCCTGAAAAAGATGAAAATAAACCGCAATTTACCGAACATACCCCCACCCTAAGTCCCCAGTCCCCAACATTCAGGACTTTTGCCTCTGAACAGAACAAATGTTTTCATGTAAAATAGCTGAAATATGGTGCGACTTAACCCGTGGTTTCCCAAACCCGAAACATCACTACACTACTACTGAAGGTCAGACAGAGGTGAAACAACACATGAATGGTACCGCACATGCAGCCATTGGGGCAGCAACAGGTTTTGCTGTGGCTAACACGCTGCAGACAACACCAACTACAACTCTTATTTTAGTCAGCTTAGGAACTATATCAGGCCTTGTGCCAGATCTTGATATTGACGGAAAACTTCGCGGACGTATAACGTTATCCCACACGGTGACAAGAACTATTGCACAAATAATAGGAACCATGATGATTTTATATAGTTTATATGAAGGAACATTGGAGGAAAAGTTCAGGGGGATCGGCATCGGAGCTCTTATGATTGTCATTTCCTCTCTCATCAAACAAAGACATATGCTGACCATCACTGGTGCAGGCGTTTTACTTGGCGGGATGAGCTTACAGGAAATGTGGATGATCCTTTTTGGTGTCTACATTATAATTGCCTCCATAGTATCCCACAGAAGCTACACGCATTCCATTATTGGTACTGCTTTCTTCACTTACATAGCTTTAAAACTAGAACACTCTCTTTCTATCGACGGAGTATTTTTAACATGCACCATTTCCTATATAAGCCATTTAGTCGCTGATATGAAAGTACTACCTTTCAATAAAAGAGGGATTAAATTGTTCCTGCCGGTTTCATCAAAGGAAATATGAAGAGAGGGCTAAGTCCAGAAATGGGCATGGCCCTTTTTCTATAAATAAATATCCCAAAATCCAAGCATCCATACTCGACCACTGTTTCCTCTTACTGGTATAATAAATCTAGATAGTTATGCACGTTTTCAGCATCAAAAACCAATGAAAGTGGGAGTTGCGGTGAGCTTTAAGAAAAAACAATTTGTCGGTCTGGGAATTACGGTAATTTCGCTTGTTGTGCTATTGTCTGTAATTTTAATTATGACCAATTCGATGAAGACAAATATGCTGGAAATAGTAGAGGACAGGTATTACAAAGTTAACAAAGCAACTGATATTAGGCAGCTGTTCTACGAAACAGATAGACAGTTGTTGTTTGTAATAAATAGGGATGATTCGGAGGACATTACTGACAATCTAGCCAATATTGCAGAAAACAGGGAAACTGTCAGAAACAATATAGTTGAATTGGAAGCTGTACTGAATAAAAACCAGACGAAAGTTTTATTGAGGAATATTGAAGAGCGTTATAACTCTTTTTGGAGTATGGAGCAAGAAATCGTCTCTCAAATTAGTAATGGTGCTTCCAATGAAGACCTGCAAGCAATTTATGTCTCTCAACTAGATACAAGATCAGCGCTTCTGCAAGACATATCAGATTTCAAAGATTTACAGGAATCGTATATGGAAGATACTTTGGCAAGCGCCAATGAAACCTATCAAACTCTTATAATCACCATGATTGCGGCTGTGATTCTTTCATTGCTAATAATAATCATGACCACACTCTGGGTGATACGAAGCACTAACAGAAGACTAGATGAAGTGAAGAATGGAATTAAGGACATTAACTATGATGACCTATCCACTTTGCCAAGACTTACTACAAACATAAAGGATGAAATTGGAGAGATATCGGAAGCTTTTAACACGATGGCGTCTTCCATTGAATCCTATCATGTGAAAGAAAAACAGTTTACAGAAGAGATTGGCAGACAAAACTGGGTGCAAACGAACTCTGCCGATATTATCAACCTTTACCATCGCAATGTATCCACCGATTCGCTTGCCGAAAAGTTCATCGCCACCTTGACACCTTTGATGGATGCAAAACTTGGCGCGTTCTACCTGTTGGACGGAGAAGGAAAAGAAGGTACCTATAAGAAGGTTGCCACTTATGCTGACGGTGCGGAAGATGTTGGTGGAGAAGCATATAAGCTTCGTGAAGGATTAGTAGGGCAGTGTGCTTGGGACAAGAAGGTGATTATTCTTGAAGATGTACCTGAGGGGTATTCCGTCGTAACGACAGGAATTGGCCATATTAAACCGAAGAGCATTATCATTGCTCCTGTCATTATAAAAGATGAAGTCATTGCCGTCATTGAAATGGCAACGCTGACAGAATTCACAAAGACACATCGCCAGCTTTTAAATAAAGTGCTTGAAACGCTAGGGATTGCTATTACGAATATTTTAGGAAGAATGGAAGTCGAGCGTTTGTTACTTGAATCACAAGCGCAGACAGAAGAGCTCCAATCTCAATCGGAAGAGTTACAGGCTCAGTCAGAAGAGTTACAAACTCAATCAGAAGAACTGCGCATGATCAACGAGCAACTTGAAGAGCGTTCACGTGATGCGGAACAGAAATCCGCTGATCTTCAAAAAGCGAAAACGGAGCTTGAAGAAAAAGCGAAACAACTTCAACTTAGTTCCAAATATAAATCAGAGTTCTTGGCAAATATGTCCCATGAGCTGAGAACACCGCTTAATAGTATTCTACTTCTATCCGAAATGCTGGCAGAAGATCCGGAAGGCCAATTGACAGATGAACAAAGAGAGTTCTCCCGTGTTATCAATTCTTCTGGTCAGGATCTGCTGAATCTGATTAATGATATTTTGGATCTTTCCAAGGTGGAAGTGAAAAAGCTGGAAGTAATGTTTGGGGAAGTGAATGTGGAAGAGTTCATAAACCGTCTTGAGCTTCAGTTCACCCATATTGCCAAGCATAAAAAGCTGGATTACGAGATTGTTCGCGGCAATCAGTTACCGGACGTATTTTTCACGGATGAACAGCGTCTTCAACAGATTGTGAAAAATCTTTTATCCAATGCCTTTAAGTTCACAGAACAAGGAAAAGTGTCCGTAACAATTGAAAAAGCTCCAAAAAGGGTTCTTCTAAGAGCAAATGTAAATGTAGAGGCGGATACTTGGTTGAAAATCTCTGTGGAAGATACCGGTATTGGTATTTCTAAAGACAAGCAATCCCTCATCTTTGAAGCGTTCCATCAAGGCGATGGAGCGACTATGAGAAAGTACGGTGGAACTGGACTTGGCCTTTCCATCTCCAAGGAATTCTCCAACCTATTGGGAGGCAGTGTGTTTGTGGAAAGCGAAGAAGGCGAAGGGAGTATCTTCACTCTATTGATTCCTAGTCTGCCAAAAGGAATGCCTCAACTGCAAGAAGTAGAGGCAGCATGGCAAGAAGTAGCCTCCACTTCCGAGACAGAGTTGTTGGAAGAGGAAAACATGGTTCTAGATATGGCGAGGAAAGAGGAAGTCATCAGAGCGCCGCAAACAGTAGAAGAGGAAGATTTTTCTAATATCCTGAAAGGAAAGACGGTTGTAGTCGTAGATGATGACCATCGAAACGTCTATGCCCTGAACAATGCCTTGAATAAAGAGGATATGAATATCTTAACAGCCGAGAACGGGTTGCAATGTCTGGATATTCTGCATGAAAATGAGCATGTAGATATCATTTTAATGGATATCATGATGCCGGTCATGGATGGATATAAGGCAATTAAAACGATACGTAATCTAGAAAAACATAAAGACGTTCCAATCATTGCCCTAACGGCTAAAGCGATGAAAGGTGATCGAGAAAAATGTTTGGAAGTGGGTGCTTCGGATTATATTAGTAAACCACTTAAACTAGATCAGCTATTGTCTGCCATGCGAGTTTGGGTCGCGAAAAATTAGGATATTGACAAAAGGGACGGTTACGATTCGTTGGACGCGAGTAGCCGTTCCTTTTTGTAAGATTTGAGATTTTGGAGGCAAGATTAAAAGTGGACAAGCAAGACTTGGAGTTAGATTTATTTTTAACCGCAGTTTATCGGCTTTCGGGATTTGATTTTCGAAAATATATGAAGTCTTCCATTATGAGAAGAGTGGAAAATAGATTAAGGCTGGAAGGATTGAAAAACCTCTCTCAGCTGACAGAAAAAGTGATACACCACGATGTGTTTTTGCAAAAAGTATTAGATGACTTTTCAATCAATGTTACAGAGATGTTCCGAGATCCTACCTTTTTCTTGTCATTCAGAGAAAAGGTAATCCCTCTTTTAAGAGAATTGCCGGAAATCCGGGTATGGCATGCAGGGTGTTCTTCTGGAGAGGAAGCCTATTCCATGGCTATTCTTTTGGAAGAAGAGGGAGTTGGGCATAAGTCAAAAATCTATGCAACCGACATGAATGAGAAGATCCTGGAGAAAGCACAAAAAGGCATCATTCCTCTTTCTAAAATGAAAACTTATACGAAAAACTATATGCAAGCTGGCGGGAAAACAGCCTTTTCGGAATATTATCATTCTGATCATCAGTTCGCGTATATTAATGAAGACTTGTTGAATAGAATTGTATTTGCACAGCATAATCTTGTGACAGACCGTTCGTTCAACGAGTTTCATATAATCGTTTGCCGGAATGTGTTGATTTATTTTAACTTGGAGCTGCAGCATAATGTCATTCAATTGTTCCAGGAGAGTCTGGGAGCAGAGGGGTTCCTTGGGCTTGGAAGCAAAGAGGCGTTGCGCCTTGATGCTCACCCTGGTTTTGAAGAG
This window of the Sutcliffiella horikoshii genome carries:
- a CDS encoding metal-dependent hydrolase; translated protein: MNGTAHAAIGAATGFAVANTLQTTPTTTLILVSLGTISGLVPDLDIDGKLRGRITLSHTVTRTIAQIIGTMMILYSLYEGTLEEKFRGIGIGALMIVISSLIKQRHMLTITGAGVLLGGMSLQEMWMILFGVYIIIASIVSHRSYTHSIIGTAFFTYIALKLEHSLSIDGVFLTCTISYISHLVADMKVLPFNKRGIKLFLPVSSKEI
- a CDS encoding hybrid sensor histidine kinase/response regulator, with the translated sequence MSFKKKQFVGLGITVISLVVLLSVILIMTNSMKTNMLEIVEDRYYKVNKATDIRQLFYETDRQLLFVINRDDSEDITDNLANIAENRETVRNNIVELEAVLNKNQTKVLLRNIEERYNSFWSMEQEIVSQISNGASNEDLQAIYVSQLDTRSALLQDISDFKDLQESYMEDTLASANETYQTLIITMIAAVILSLLIIIMTTLWVIRSTNRRLDEVKNGIKDINYDDLSTLPRLTTNIKDEIGEISEAFNTMASSIESYHVKEKQFTEEIGRQNWVQTNSADIINLYHRNVSTDSLAEKFIATLTPLMDAKLGAFYLLDGEGKEGTYKKVATYADGAEDVGGEAYKLREGLVGQCAWDKKVIILEDVPEGYSVVTTGIGHIKPKSIIIAPVIIKDEVIAVIEMATLTEFTKTHRQLLNKVLETLGIAITNILGRMEVERLLLESQAQTEELQSQSEELQAQSEELQTQSEELRMINEQLEERSRDAEQKSADLQKAKTELEEKAKQLQLSSKYKSEFLANMSHELRTPLNSILLLSEMLAEDPEGQLTDEQREFSRVINSSGQDLLNLINDILDLSKVEVKKLEVMFGEVNVEEFINRLELQFTHIAKHKKLDYEIVRGNQLPDVFFTDEQRLQQIVKNLLSNAFKFTEQGKVSVTIEKAPKRVLLRANVNVEADTWLKISVEDTGIGISKDKQSLIFEAFHQGDGATMRKYGGTGLGLSISKEFSNLLGGSVFVESEEGEGSIFTLLIPSLPKGMPQLQEVEAAWQEVASTSETELLEEENMVLDMARKEEVIRAPQTVEEEDFSNILKGKTVVVVDDDHRNVYALNNALNKEDMNILTAENGLQCLDILHENEHVDIILMDIMMPVMDGYKAIKTIRNLEKHKDVPIIALTAKAMKGDREKCLEVGASDYISKPLKLDQLLSAMRVWVAKN
- a CDS encoding CheR family methyltransferase; translated protein: MDKQDLELDLFLTAVYRLSGFDFRKYMKSSIMRRVENRLRLEGLKNLSQLTEKVIHHDVFLQKVLDDFSINVTEMFRDPTFFLSFREKVIPLLRELPEIRVWHAGCSSGEEAYSMAILLEEEGVGHKSKIYATDMNEKILEKAQKGIIPLSKMKTYTKNYMQAGGKTAFSEYYHSDHQFAYINEDLLNRIVFAQHNLVTDRSFNEFHIIVCRNVLIYFNLELQHNVIQLFQESLGAEGFLGLGSKEALRLDAHPGFEEFDLYDKIYRKKNGEHGY
- a CDS encoding DUF2161 domain-containing phosphodiesterase, whose product is MTEKKKLYEVDLYKPIQKYFVKEGYEVYGEVNDCDIAMVKGDAVVVVELKLTLNVQLLIQATKRQKLTDLVYIAIPKPSFSRRSKRWTDLCHLIKRLDLGLIVVSFSGRGKRVEVMFDPVPFDRAKSMRQNKRKRDALLKEMDGRSSDVNLGGSNRVKIRTAYKENCVKIACYLEKFGPLSPKALRDLGTGEKTSSILTKNYYRWFERVKRGTYVISEKGKTDLREHIELVEHFLKEKE
- a CDS encoding DEAD/DEAH box helicase, translated to MNIKVDKKLIQERCGSVSLKSGEAFRRADKVKIEEWTNDRCIAVVSTSEDFHVVVTAEGTGDIHTSCTCPKLASVKLECQHIAAVLLTIYENHYSQHDLSEEVFRLFQADKKPSSGSQLHFEKREVVDVAFAMKPVVKDKENFLGIGLSLKQSVVQDPRKLLQAIKNGKRSDLFDPEVHCFKKEVDAVIQHLIDMLDDEKTFLEEIELLPQELILPPSSFRKVASLLQQVDVEMHVNKQAYDGFALVKEPLSLHFSFTEENANGVVLKIDGLNDLFVFRAYNTVFKNGFFISLDTDDCRRLAELKRMLDASKTNSIPIALNQVQTFVEKVVPGLRKLGKVELDETVAKRFAKTPLVAKLYLDRVKNRLLASIEFQYEQVMINPLDPKEHRMNTMIIRDYDKEQIILDFMEDSKFGSTEEGYFLHNEELEYQFLYHVLPKLQRFVQVYATTAIRNRIFREPTKPQIRIRVKKERTNWLEFKFEMDGIPESQIRELLSALEEKRKYYRLNNGSLLSLETREFEEIQRFLQANPVQDEDLEQGLNVPIIKGFKMMDSVTDDAVFTLEESFRQFLEEIRNPASENIPVPNQVDKILRDYQIHGYRWMKTLAHYGFGGILADDMGLGKTLQSITFILSELPDIRHKKCPILIVTPSSLTYNWLGELRKFAPEINAFIMDGTRKDREQAFSQIKEVDVVITSYPLLRRDVNLYTTNHFHTVFFDEAQAFKNPVTQTFRAVKRVKSDYKFALTGTPVENSLEELWSIFHVVFPELFMGLKEYSNLTRKTIARRIRPFMLRRVKEDVLAELPEKIESLESVELLPEQKKLYAAYLAKLRHDTLKHLNKDTLRKNKIRILAGLTRLRQICCHPSLFVHGYRGSSAKFEMLIQLIEESQRSGRRVLIFSQFTKMLELIGRELAYQGLPYFYLDGQTPSEERVERCERFNSGERDFFLISLKAGGTGLNLTGADTVILYDLWWNPAVEEQAADRAHRMGQTQTVQVIKLVARGTIEEKMNELQDKKRHLIEEIIDPDERVSNSLTDDDIREILSI